In Fervidobacterium nodosum Rt17-B1, one genomic interval encodes:
- a CDS encoding ABC transporter permease produces the protein MSENKKQNTEFKRVMRKIFRNPSAVLGFSLLIFFIIIAILAPVIAKPVNPMMLDENGNPMKLDNPYIMPIITWSSEPVPPSAEHPFGMIQGRDIFYGVVWGTRTAFYIGLTVTIISTLFGIIIGAISGYYGGWIDEILMRITDVFMSIPFLLAAMVLTTILGNGLDKVMIAMTVFGWMGAARLIRANILQVKEEQFVLAAKALGVKDFFIIIRHILPNTIFPVLIQASMRMGSLVITAAGLSFLGLGAPLGYADWGSMLNFTRNWILGTSGSTFSYWYAVFYPGMAMVLFVLAWNLVGDALRDVFDPRLK, from the coding sequence ATGAGTGAAAATAAAAAGCAAAATACAGAATTTAAACGTGTAATGCGTAAGATTTTTAGAAATCCTTCTGCAGTATTGGGATTTTCTCTGTTAATATTCTTTATAATCATTGCTATTCTTGCACCTGTTATAGCTAAACCAGTTAACCCAATGATGTTAGATGAAAATGGTAATCCAATGAAATTAGATAATCCTTACATTATGCCTATTATAACTTGGAGTTCTGAGCCAGTTCCTCCATCGGCAGAGCATCCATTTGGTATGATCCAAGGTAGAGATATATTCTACGGTGTTGTTTGGGGTACAAGAACAGCATTTTACATCGGGCTTACGGTTACAATTATTTCTACACTATTTGGTATAATAATCGGGGCAATATCTGGGTATTATGGTGGCTGGATAGACGAAATTTTAATGAGGATTACAGATGTGTTCATGTCTATTCCATTTTTGCTTGCCGCAATGGTTTTAACAACTATCCTTGGTAACGGTCTGGATAAAGTTATGATTGCAATGACCGTTTTTGGTTGGATGGGTGCTGCAAGGCTTATAAGGGCAAATATTTTACAAGTTAAAGAAGAACAATTTGTCTTGGCTGCAAAAGCACTTGGAGTAAAAGATTTCTTTATAATTATTAGACACATATTGCCAAATACAATTTTCCCAGTCTTGATTCAAGCATCAATGCGTATGGGTTCGCTTGTTATAACCGCTGCTGGTTTATCATTCTTAGGCTTAGGTGCTCCACTTGGGTACGCTGACTGGGGTTCAATGCTTAACTTCACACGTAACTGGATACTTGGTACAAGTGGTTCAACATTCTCATACTGGTATGCAGTCTTTTATCCAGGTATGGCTATGGTGTTATTTGTTCTTGCGTGGAACCTCGTTGGCGACGCTCTCAGAGATGTATTCGACCCAAGGTT
- a CDS encoding ABC transporter permease: MTTFIIRRLLLLPLIVLGVSLIIFSLFQILGPDKLLASYVNPNVFDKLSNAELDALKEKYGLNKPFVERYGKWLLNALKGDLGWSQVGKEPVLKAIWSRFPYTFELALYALFPVVGVGIWLGVMAAVKRDKFLDHFIRIVAIIGWSFPDFVFGLLVLMVFYSVLGWFPPGNLSQWAEEVVKSSSFIKATHLLTIDALINGRLDVFWDALRHIIGPVLTLSFLWWAYLLRITRSSMLEVLSKEYVRTARAKGVPEKDVIHKHAKRNAMIPVVTVAGAMVIGLLSGTVIIEVIFNRTGIGRLAAEAAVALDYATVLGTTLFYSTLLVLGNLIIDILYAVFDPRVRLG, encoded by the coding sequence TTGACAACATTTATCATCAGAAGGCTACTTTTGTTACCACTCATAGTCTTAGGAGTCTCACTGATTATATTTAGTTTGTTCCAGATTTTGGGTCCAGATAAACTTCTTGCTTCATACGTAAACCCAAACGTGTTTGATAAACTTTCAAACGCGGAGCTTGACGCTTTAAAAGAAAAGTACGGTTTGAACAAGCCATTTGTAGAAAGATATGGAAAATGGCTTTTGAACGCTTTAAAAGGAGATTTAGGTTGGTCACAGGTTGGTAAAGAACCTGTATTAAAAGCTATTTGGAGTAGGTTCCCATATACATTTGAGCTTGCTTTGTACGCTCTCTTCCCAGTTGTTGGAGTTGGTATATGGCTTGGAGTAATGGCTGCAGTTAAAAGGGATAAATTCTTAGACCACTTTATAAGAATTGTTGCTATAATTGGTTGGTCTTTCCCAGACTTTGTCTTTGGCCTTCTCGTACTAATGGTCTTTTATTCAGTGCTCGGTTGGTTCCCTCCGGGAAATCTTTCACAATGGGCTGAAGAAGTAGTTAAATCATCATCGTTTATTAAGGCAACTCATCTTTTGACTATCGATGCACTCATAAATGGTAGACTTGATGTATTTTGGGACGCATTAAGGCATATAATTGGACCTGTTCTAACACTTTCATTCTTGTGGTGGGCATACTTACTTAGAATTACAAGATCAAGTATGCTCGAAGTTCTTTCAAAAGAATACGTCAGAACTGCTCGTGCAAAAGGTGTTCCCGAAAAAGATGTTATCCACAAACATGCAAAGCGAAATGCTATGATTCCGGTAGTTACAGTTGCGGGTGCAATGGTTATCGGTTTACTTTCTGGTACAGTTATAATCGAGGTTATATTCAACCGAACAGGTATAGGAAGATTGGCGGCAGAAGCGGCTGTTGCACTTGATTATGCAACTGTTCTGGGAACAACTCTGTTCTATTCAACGTTACTTGTACTTGGTAACCTCATTATAGATATCTTATACGCAGTATTTGACCCAAGAGTCAGACTTGGTTAA